A genomic region of Mycobacterium sp. Aquia_213 contains the following coding sequences:
- the cysC gene encoding adenylyl-sulfate kinase, whose translation MTATQNTAKTLPPKGITRQLLRIATAGSVDDGKSTLIGRLLHDTDSLPLDHLEAVTDEEGIADLAALSDGLRAEREQGITIDVAYRFFSTAARSYILADTPGHERYTRNMFTGASNAHVAILLVDARAGVLRQTRRHARIAKLLGIKHFVAAVNKIDLIDFDQAGFAGVEDELRQLAGRLGNVEITVIPIAAKHGDNVVHRSENTPWYSGPTLLEYLEGVELAAPNAEPALLRLPVQWVSRPTTDVRRRYTGRLAAGTLSVGDPVVSLPAGTRSTVTALDTLDDDRTTGVAPLSVSIELADDIDVGRGDVLVSGVDDAVLPVLARELDATVCWFVDTPLRAGDRLALKQTSKTVRTTVQELHSRLDPETLDELDQPIELALNDIGTVTLRTSSVVIADSYADNRDSGAFILIDETTNDTVGAGTIIEAREVKPGTHPRTDIRWHPSALDRSHRWQATGQSGATIWFTGLPASGKSTIAVAVERALVESGRVAYLLDGDNLRHGLSDDLGFSPGDRTENIRRVGHLTRLLADAGVVALASLVSPLKSDRETARALSDAAKLPFIEVHVATSLAECEKRDPKGLYARARKGELKGLTGVDAPYEPPENPDLVLENTNADIDELAARVIALLDERSPHRPAS comes from the coding sequence ATGACCGCCACGCAAAACACCGCGAAAACTCTGCCGCCCAAGGGCATCACCCGCCAGCTGCTGCGCATCGCCACCGCGGGTTCGGTCGACGACGGCAAGAGCACCCTAATCGGGCGGCTGCTGCACGACACCGACAGCCTGCCGCTGGATCACCTGGAAGCCGTGACCGACGAGGAGGGCATCGCCGACCTCGCCGCACTCTCGGATGGTCTGCGGGCCGAACGCGAACAAGGCATCACGATCGACGTCGCCTACCGCTTCTTCTCCACCGCCGCGCGCAGCTACATCCTGGCCGACACCCCCGGCCACGAGCGCTACACCCGCAACATGTTCACCGGCGCGTCCAACGCGCACGTGGCCATCCTGCTGGTCGACGCGCGCGCCGGGGTGCTGCGGCAGACCCGCCGACACGCCCGGATCGCAAAGCTGTTGGGCATCAAACACTTCGTCGCGGCCGTCAACAAGATCGACCTGATCGACTTTGACCAAGCCGGGTTCGCAGGCGTGGAAGACGAGCTCCGCCAACTGGCGGGTCGCCTCGGCAACGTGGAGATCACGGTGATTCCGATCGCGGCCAAGCACGGCGACAACGTCGTGCATCGCTCCGAGAACACGCCGTGGTACAGCGGACCCACCCTGCTGGAGTATTTGGAAGGCGTCGAACTTGCTGCGCCGAACGCCGAGCCGGCATTGCTACGGCTGCCCGTGCAATGGGTTTCGCGACCCACCACCGACGTGCGACGCCGCTACACCGGGCGGCTTGCCGCGGGCACGCTGTCCGTCGGTGATCCGGTGGTCTCGCTGCCCGCCGGCACTCGCTCGACGGTGACCGCGCTGGACACCCTTGACGATGACCGCACCACAGGTGTTGCGCCGCTGTCGGTTTCGATCGAGCTGGCCGACGACATCGACGTGGGCCGCGGTGACGTACTGGTGAGCGGCGTCGACGACGCCGTGCTGCCGGTGCTGGCCCGCGAGCTCGACGCGACGGTGTGCTGGTTCGTCGACACCCCGCTGCGGGCGGGCGACCGGCTGGCCCTCAAACAAACCTCCAAGACCGTGCGGACCACCGTGCAAGAACTACACTCGCGACTGGATCCCGAGACCCTCGACGAGCTGGATCAACCAATTGAGTTGGCGCTCAATGACATCGGCACGGTGACGCTGCGGACCAGCTCGGTCGTCATCGCCGACAGCTACGCCGACAATCGCGACAGCGGCGCGTTCATCCTGATCGACGAGACCACCAACGACACCGTCGGCGCCGGCACCATCATCGAGGCGCGGGAAGTCAAGCCGGGCACCCATCCGCGCACCGACATCCGCTGGCACCCCTCGGCGCTGGACCGTAGCCACCGCTGGCAAGCCACCGGACAGTCGGGAGCGACGATCTGGTTCACCGGCCTGCCCGCGTCCGGCAAGTCAACGATCGCGGTGGCGGTGGAGCGGGCACTCGTCGAATCCGGCCGGGTGGCCTATCTGCTGGACGGCGACAACCTGCGACATGGGCTGTCCGACGACTTGGGCTTCTCCCCCGGCGATCGCACCGAAAACATCAGGCGGGTCGGACATTTGACTCGGCTGCTGGCCGACGCCGGTGTGGTCGCGCTGGCCTCGCTGGTTTCACCGCTCAAATCGGACCGCGAAACCGCACGCGCCCTCAGCGATGCCGCCAAGCTGCCGTTCATCGAGGTGCACGTCGCCACCTCACTGGCCGAGTGCGAAAAACGGGACCCCAAAGGCCTTTACGCGCGCGCCCGCAAGGGCGAGCTCAAAGGCCTGACCGGTGTCGACGCACCCTACGAACCACCCGAAAACCCGGACCTGGTGCTCGAAAACACCAATGCCGACATCGACGAACTCGCCGCTCGGGTCATCGCGTTGCTCGACGAACGCAGTCCGCATCGGCCCGCTTCCTAG
- a CDS encoding amino acid permease — MHRRHYPTARSRVRNVLVTTSASKLRLPLSVQDIAKRIFLGKPLITEELAGEKLSNPVALGALSPDAISSTAYGPEQILIELLPAAGLAAFALLLPITGVILLILVLVTASYRQVVMAYTRAGGSYIVARENFGPRVAQVAAAALLIDYVVTVAVQAAAGTVAVVSAIPSLGPHSLQITVAVVLLICFLNLRGLKEAGWQFAFATYFFIIMVGLTIVVGVTRVLMGDLPVYDPTQMPGTVPVHKADGLVMGATILTLLRSFANGGSSLTGVEAISNTVDLFRKPQGRNARRVLTAMATVLGFLLAGVAYLAFATHATPYESEYPSVLSQIARAVFGGGTVGDIFYILVQTATAAILFTGANTSFNGFPALASFVAEDRFLPRQLMKRGHRLVFSNGIIALTALSVVLLAVTGGSVNALVPFYAIGVFTGFSMAGYGMTKHHLTHREQGWRTRLVINLSAGILSTVVVAIFAVAKFTEGAWLVVIVFPVLVFILMRLNQEYRAEAAILEMFRTDRPDLVKYARHKVFVFVNSVDLAVIEALRYGKGLRADEMIAVHFMVDAAYAAQIRKRWDHFELDTRLRVVDCPDRRIIRAAQLFIAKAIDEQRNTNVTALLPRRTYNPLVGRLLHDRTADKIARAVSMIPDAAATIVPYDVQTRIEEAYPERVEQRIAHEFEKFGEWVTRGEDQDVEAYEHPDPSRSVITVASLIPGRRATFEGRVGEVEDSSKGRRTIRSIVVGDHSGEITVVFPSGHGGADIQPGQLLRITGKPKQGGNRPMSMVDPMYHIVEDPAQAGRPGASETSKT, encoded by the coding sequence ATGCATCGAAGGCATTACCCAACCGCTCGCTCTCGGGTAAGGAATGTTCTCGTGACAACTTCGGCTAGCAAACTGCGCCTCCCGCTGTCGGTCCAGGACATCGCTAAGCGCATCTTTCTGGGAAAGCCGCTTATCACCGAGGAACTGGCAGGCGAAAAGCTGTCGAATCCGGTTGCACTGGGCGCGCTTTCACCCGACGCGATCTCGTCGACCGCCTATGGCCCCGAGCAGATTCTGATCGAACTGCTGCCGGCCGCGGGCCTGGCGGCGTTTGCCCTCTTGCTTCCCATCACCGGCGTCATTCTGCTGATCCTGGTGCTGGTGACCGCGTCCTATCGGCAGGTCGTCATGGCCTACACCCGCGCGGGCGGGTCCTACATCGTGGCGCGGGAGAATTTCGGGCCGCGGGTCGCTCAGGTCGCGGCCGCGGCGTTGTTGATCGACTATGTGGTGACGGTCGCGGTGCAGGCGGCGGCCGGGACCGTGGCGGTGGTGTCGGCCATCCCGTCGCTGGGGCCGCACAGCCTGCAAATCACGGTCGCCGTGGTGCTGCTCATCTGCTTCTTGAACCTGCGCGGGTTGAAGGAAGCGGGATGGCAGTTCGCGTTCGCCACCTACTTCTTCATCATCATGGTCGGCCTGACGATCGTGGTTGGCGTCACGCGGGTGTTGATGGGTGATTTGCCGGTCTACGACCCGACCCAGATGCCCGGAACGGTGCCGGTTCACAAGGCCGACGGCTTGGTGATGGGCGCGACGATCCTGACTCTGCTGCGCTCCTTCGCCAACGGTGGTTCGTCGCTGACCGGCGTCGAGGCGATCTCCAACACCGTCGACCTCTTTCGAAAGCCGCAGGGCCGCAACGCACGTCGGGTCCTCACCGCGATGGCGACCGTGCTGGGATTCTTGCTCGCCGGTGTCGCCTATCTCGCCTTTGCCACGCACGCGACGCCGTACGAGAGTGAATACCCGTCGGTGCTGTCCCAGATAGCCCGCGCGGTCTTCGGTGGCGGCACGGTCGGCGACATCTTCTACATCCTGGTCCAGACGGCGACGGCCGCCATTCTGTTCACCGGTGCGAACACCAGTTTCAACGGCTTCCCGGCGCTGGCCAGCTTCGTCGCCGAGGATCGCTTCCTGCCCCGCCAGTTGATGAAACGCGGTCACCGCCTGGTGTTTTCGAATGGCATTATCGCGCTCACCGCATTGTCGGTGGTGCTGCTGGCGGTGACCGGCGGCTCGGTCAACGCGCTGGTGCCGTTCTACGCGATCGGTGTGTTCACCGGGTTTTCGATGGCCGGCTACGGCATGACCAAACACCATCTGACCCATCGCGAGCAGGGTTGGCGAACCCGGTTGGTGATCAACCTTTCCGCCGGAATCCTGTCCACGGTCGTGGTCGCCATCTTCGCGGTGGCGAAGTTCACCGAGGGCGCCTGGCTGGTCGTCATCGTCTTCCCGGTGCTGGTGTTCATCCTGATGCGGCTGAATCAGGAATATCGCGCCGAGGCCGCAATTCTCGAGATGTTCCGCACCGACCGGCCCGATTTGGTGAAGTACGCGCGGCACAAAGTTTTCGTGTTCGTGAACTCGGTCGACCTCGCGGTGATCGAGGCGCTGCGCTACGGCAAGGGATTACGGGCCGACGAAATGATCGCGGTGCATTTCATGGTCGACGCGGCCTACGCGGCGCAAATACGAAAGCGCTGGGATCACTTCGAACTCGACACCCGGCTGCGGGTGGTGGACTGCCCGGACCGGCGGATCATCCGCGCCGCGCAACTGTTCATCGCCAAGGCGATTGACGAACAACGGAATACCAATGTGACGGCGCTGCTGCCACGCCGCACCTATAACCCGTTGGTGGGACGGCTCCTGCACGACCGCACCGCCGACAAAATCGCCCGGGCGGTCAGCATGATCCCGGACGCCGCGGCGACGATCGTTCCGTACGACGTCCAAACGCGGATCGAGGAGGCGTACCCGGAACGTGTCGAGCAACGAATCGCGCACGAATTCGAGAAGTTCGGCGAGTGGGTTACCCGCGGCGAGGATCAGGACGTCGAAGCCTACGAGCATCCCGACCCGTCGCGGTCGGTGATCACCGTCGCGAGCTTGATTCCCGGGCGCCGCGCCACCTTCGAAGGGCGCGTCGGCGAGGTGGAGGACAGCAGCAAAGGCAGGCGCACCATTAGGTCGATCGTCGTCGGCGACCACAGCGGCGAGATCACCGTGGTCTTCCCGTCCGGGCATGGGGGAGCCGACATCCAGCCCGGCCAGCTGTTGCGAATCACCGGCAAGCCCAAGCAGGGCGGCAACCGGCCGATGTCGATGGTCGATCCGATGTACCACATCGTGGAGGACCCGGCGCAGGCCGGCAGGCCCGGGGCATCGGAGACCAGCAAGACCTGA
- the cysD gene encoding sulfate adenylyltransferase subunit CysD codes for MTSATETRVDELRLLEAEAVHIIREVVAELERPVLLFSAGKDSIVLLRLAEKAFRPLPLPFPVLHVDTGHNFPEVIEFRDRRVTGEGHKLIVASVQESIDNGRVPDPGPGASRNRAQTRTLLDALEAGGFDAAFGGARRDEERARAKERILSFRDEFGQWDPRAQRPEPWALYNGRIKKGEQVRVFPLSNWTEIDVWRYIELEDLEIPSIYFAHEREVFARDGILLAVSEYTSPQNGESSAVEWVRYRTVGDLTITGAVRSQATEISGVITEISAATVSERGETRADDRTSAAAMEDRKREGYF; via the coding sequence ATGACCAGTGCGACCGAAACCCGTGTCGACGAATTGCGGCTGCTGGAAGCAGAAGCGGTACACATCATCCGCGAGGTCGTCGCCGAGCTGGAGCGGCCCGTCCTCCTGTTCTCGGCCGGCAAAGACTCGATCGTGCTACTTCGTTTGGCGGAGAAGGCATTTCGCCCGCTGCCGCTGCCGTTTCCGGTGCTGCACGTCGACACCGGGCACAACTTCCCCGAGGTCATCGAGTTCCGCGACCGCAGAGTCACCGGGGAGGGGCACAAGCTGATCGTCGCGTCGGTGCAGGAATCCATCGACAACGGCCGGGTTCCCGATCCCGGTCCCGGAGCGTCGCGCAACCGGGCACAGACCCGCACGCTGCTCGACGCGCTGGAGGCCGGAGGCTTCGACGCGGCCTTCGGCGGTGCCCGCCGTGACGAAGAACGGGCCCGCGCCAAGGAGCGGATCCTGAGTTTTCGCGACGAGTTCGGCCAGTGGGATCCCCGGGCGCAGCGCCCCGAGCCCTGGGCGCTCTACAACGGCCGGATCAAAAAGGGCGAGCAGGTGCGGGTGTTCCCGCTGAGCAACTGGACCGAGATCGACGTCTGGCGCTACATCGAGCTGGAAGACCTTGAGATACCGTCGATTTACTTCGCACACGAACGCGAGGTCTTCGCCCGCGACGGCATTCTGCTGGCGGTGTCGGAGTACACCAGCCCGCAGAACGGCGAATCGTCGGCCGTGGAATGGGTGCGCTACCGCACCGTCGGCGACCTGACCATCACCGGCGCGGTCCGTTCACAGGCCACCGAGATCTCGGGAGTGATCACCGAAATATCCGCCGCGACAGTGTCCGAGCGCGGCGAGACCCGGGCCGATGACCGCACGTCGGCTGCGGCGATGGAAGACCGCAAGCGAGAGGGCTACTTCTGA
- a CDS encoding GAP family protein → MWITLLVMAFAMSVEPFRIGMTVLMLNRPRPMLQLFAFLCGGFAMGMTVGLSVVFGLQRRLLSSPHVSLPKLQILIGGSALLVAIVLTAQVALRDKVGAFKRRTTDESDLHEHHGLGRFSRRLVHGRSLWVAGMAGLGIALPSVDYLAALAAIVASGTAAMTQFSALLMFHVVAFALVEIPLLAYLLAPDQTRAWMVTLQIWIRSRRRVEVASLLAAAGCVLVFIGMRSL, encoded by the coding sequence ATGTGGATCACCCTTCTGGTCATGGCCTTCGCAATGAGCGTCGAGCCGTTCCGGATCGGCATGACGGTGTTGATGCTGAACCGCCCCCGGCCGATGCTGCAGCTGTTCGCATTCCTGTGCGGCGGTTTCGCGATGGGCATGACCGTGGGCCTGTCCGTCGTGTTCGGACTGCAACGCAGACTGCTGAGTTCTCCGCACGTAAGTTTGCCGAAACTTCAGATTCTGATTGGCGGTTCGGCGCTGCTGGTCGCCATCGTGCTGACGGCACAGGTCGCGCTCAGAGACAAGGTCGGCGCGTTCAAACGGCGCACCACCGACGAGTCGGACCTGCACGAGCATCACGGCTTGGGGCGGTTTTCCAGGCGACTGGTGCACGGGCGTTCGCTGTGGGTGGCGGGTATGGCCGGTCTTGGGATCGCGTTGCCGTCCGTGGACTATCTGGCGGCGCTGGCCGCCATCGTGGCCTCGGGCACTGCGGCCATGACGCAGTTCAGCGCGCTACTGATGTTCCATGTCGTGGCGTTCGCGCTCGTCGAGATCCCGCTGCTGGCCTATCTGCTGGCGCCCGATCAGACACGCGCCTGGATGGTCACGCTGCAAATCTGGATCCGCTCGCGCCGGCGCGTCGAGGTCGCCAGCCTGCTGGCCGCGGCGGGGTGTGTGCTGGTGTTCATCGGCATGCGAAGTCTCTAA
- the dapC gene encoding succinyldiaminopimelate transaminase encodes MSASLPEFPWDTLAEAKALAGAHPDGIVDLSVGTPVDPVAPVIQEALAAASSAPGYPATAGTAALRESVVTALGRRFGVTGLAERAVLPVIGTKELIAWLPTLLGLGPADVVVVPELAYPTYDVGAKLAGAQVVRADSLTQLGPLSPALVYLNSPSNPTGRVLGLDHLRKVIGWARERGVVVASDECYLGLGWEAEPLSVLHPAVCDGDHTGLLAVHSLSKSSSLAGYRAGFVAGDPGLVAELLAVRKHAGMIVPTPVQSAMVAALDDDDHEKVQRECYARRRAILAPALRAAGFVIDDSEAGLYLWATRNEPSRDSLGWLAARGILVAPGVFYGPRGGQHVRVALTATDERIEAAVQRLTA; translated from the coding sequence GTGTCGGCATCTCTGCCGGAGTTTCCCTGGGACACCCTGGCAGAGGCGAAAGCGCTGGCCGGGGCCCATCCGGATGGCATCGTCGACCTGTCTGTCGGGACCCCGGTAGACCCGGTCGCGCCGGTGATCCAAGAGGCGCTGGCGGCGGCTAGCTCCGCGCCCGGGTATCCCGCCACCGCCGGCACCGCCGCGCTGCGCGAATCGGTGGTCACGGCCCTGGGCCGCCGCTTCGGCGTCACCGGGCTCGCCGAGAGGGCCGTGTTGCCCGTGATCGGCACCAAAGAACTCATCGCCTGGCTACCGACCCTGCTGGGGCTTGGCCCCGCGGATGTGGTCGTCGTTCCCGAGCTGGCCTATCCCACCTATGACGTCGGCGCCAAGCTGGCCGGCGCGCAGGTGGTCCGCGCGGACTCGCTCACCCAGCTGGGGCCGCTATCGCCGGCCCTGGTCTACCTCAACTCGCCGAGCAACCCGACCGGGCGCGTGCTGGGCCTCGACCATCTGCGCAAGGTCATCGGGTGGGCACGGGAACGCGGTGTCGTGGTGGCTTCCGACGAGTGCTACCTGGGTCTGGGCTGGGAAGCCGAGCCGCTGTCGGTGTTGCATCCCGCGGTCTGCGACGGTGACCACACCGGATTGCTGGCCGTGCACTCTTTGTCGAAGAGCTCGTCGCTGGCGGGGTACCGGGCCGGCTTTGTCGCCGGTGATCCCGGCCTGGTCGCCGAGCTGCTGGCGGTGCGCAAGCACGCCGGAATGATCGTGCCGACACCGGTGCAGTCCGCCATGGTGGCAGCGCTCGACGACGACGACCACGAGAAGGTGCAGCGCGAGTGCTACGCCCGGCGGCGCGCCATCCTCGCGCCGGCGCTACGGGCGGCGGGTTTCGTCATCGACGATTCCGAAGCCGGGCTGTATCTGTGGGCAACCCGCAATGAGCCGTCCCGCGACAGCCTCGGGTGGTTGGCGGCCCGGGGCATCCTGGTGGCGCCGGGCGTGTTCTACGGCCCGCGCGGCGGGCAGCATGTCCGCGTCGCCCTGACCGCCACCGACGAGCGCATCGAAGCCGCCGTGCAGCGGCTTACCGCATAG
- a CDS encoding alpha/beta hydrolase has product MKRLRAILASIVSLTFTANGYRPLSKGGYGSAFAFAYGVFASELPMPMLGVQFTTLAALSHRLPARTRRVSWLLTAVSALGLLGLRHFGHRANEPLTAALDAGLGTERRTESGDLWKRPAPGGATAKKPGAARMLRVYRDYAHDGDISYGEFGSRNYLDIWRRPDLDRNGRAPVLLQIPGGAWMVGNKRGQAHPLMSHLAELGWICVAINYRLSPRSTWPDQIVDVKRAIAWTKEHIAEYGGDPDWIAITGGSAGGHLTSLAALTPNDPRFQPGFEDADTRVDVAVPFYGVYDFNATGTAIHPLMAAMVAKNVFKVSRTDIAEPFRAASPIAHVRQDAPPFFVLHGTNDSLVPVEQARSFVAQLGEVSSQPVVYAELPWAQHAFDIFGSARAAHAAVAVEQFLAEMYVRRGPQCG; this is encoded by the coding sequence GTGAAGCGACTGCGCGCCATATTGGCGTCCATTGTGAGCCTCACATTCACCGCCAACGGTTATCGGCCGTTGAGCAAGGGCGGATACGGCTCGGCGTTCGCATTCGCCTACGGCGTATTCGCCTCCGAGCTGCCGATGCCGATGCTCGGGGTCCAATTCACGACGCTGGCCGCGCTGTCCCACCGGCTGCCTGCGCGGACCCGGCGGGTCAGCTGGCTGCTGACGGCGGTGTCCGCGCTGGGCCTGCTGGGGTTGCGCCATTTCGGGCACCGGGCCAACGAACCGCTGACGGCCGCGCTGGATGCCGGACTGGGAACCGAGCGCCGGACCGAGTCGGGCGACTTGTGGAAACGCCCCGCGCCCGGCGGGGCCACCGCGAAGAAACCCGGCGCGGCACGAATGCTGCGGGTCTACCGCGACTACGCGCACGACGGCGACATCAGTTACGGGGAGTTCGGCTCGCGCAACTATCTCGACATCTGGCGACGGCCCGACCTCGACCGCAATGGGCGCGCCCCGGTGTTGCTGCAGATCCCCGGCGGCGCCTGGATGGTGGGAAACAAACGCGGACAGGCGCATCCGCTGATGAGTCATCTGGCTGAACTCGGCTGGATTTGCGTGGCGATCAACTACCGGCTGAGCCCGCGCTCGACGTGGCCGGACCAGATCGTCGACGTCAAGCGCGCGATCGCGTGGACGAAGGAACACATCGCCGAATACGGCGGTGACCCGGACTGGATTGCGATTACCGGGGGTTCGGCCGGCGGGCATCTGACTTCGCTGGCCGCCCTGACCCCCAACGATCCACGGTTTCAGCCGGGCTTCGAAGACGCCGACACCCGGGTGGACGTGGCCGTGCCGTTTTACGGCGTCTACGACTTCAACGCGACCGGCACCGCGATACATCCGCTGATGGCGGCGATGGTGGCCAAGAACGTTTTCAAGGTAAGTCGCACCGACATCGCCGAGCCGTTCCGTGCGGCATCTCCGATCGCTCACGTTCGCCAAGATGCCCCACCGTTCTTCGTGCTGCACGGAACCAACGACTCGTTGGTTCCGGTCGAACAAGCCCGCAGTTTTGTGGCGCAGTTGGGCGAGGTCAGCAGCCAGCCAGTCGTCTATGCCGAGTTACCTTGGGCGCAGCACGCATTCGATATTTTCGGCTCGGCGCGCGCGGCGCACGCCGCGGTGGCAGTCGAGCAGTTCCTTGCCGAAATGTATGTGCGCCGCGGTCCGCAGTGCGGGTAG
- a CDS encoding YeiH family protein → MPSRRFRGDRVSTTRVEPDETLDEPTFTSRQPLDYVPGILLLIGVGLLGKYAQIWWNTLAKHEHWRVPDIEYVLWAIVIGLLITNTIGLHRIFRPGVQTYEFWLKVGIVVLGARFVLGDIAKLGAISLVQILVDMTIAGTVIILVARAFRLSGKLGSLLAIGTSICGVSAIIAAKGAIRARNSDVSYAIAAILALGAVSLFVLPPLGHAIGLTDHEFGLWAGLSVDNTAETTATGYLFSDHAGKIAVLVKSTRNALIGFVVLGFALYWAARGQADEIAPGAKAKAAFIWQKFPKFVLGFLAVSAIATAGWLTKGQTANLGNVSKWAFLLTFAGVGLNTDFRQIARTGWRPLVVAVIGLTVVATVSLGIVLLTSRVLHWGVTT, encoded by the coding sequence ATGCCCTCCCGAAGATTCCGTGGTGATCGCGTGAGTACCACGCGCGTCGAACCGGACGAAACGCTGGACGAACCAACGTTTACCAGCAGGCAACCGCTGGACTACGTGCCGGGGATCTTGCTGCTGATCGGCGTCGGCTTGCTGGGCAAATACGCCCAGATCTGGTGGAACACGCTGGCCAAGCACGAACACTGGCGGGTGCCCGACATCGAATACGTGTTGTGGGCCATCGTGATTGGGCTGCTGATCACCAACACCATCGGCCTGCACCGGATATTTCGTCCCGGTGTGCAGACCTACGAGTTCTGGCTCAAGGTCGGGATCGTGGTGCTGGGAGCGCGTTTCGTGCTCGGCGACATCGCCAAGCTGGGCGCGATCAGCCTGGTCCAGATTCTGGTGGACATGACGATCGCGGGAACCGTCATCATCCTCGTGGCGCGGGCTTTCAGACTATCGGGCAAGCTGGGCTCGCTGCTGGCGATTGGCACGTCGATTTGCGGAGTGTCGGCAATTATCGCGGCCAAAGGTGCGATCCGTGCCCGCAACTCCGACGTCAGCTACGCCATCGCGGCGATCCTGGCGCTGGGCGCGGTGTCGCTGTTCGTGTTGCCACCGTTGGGACACGCGATCGGGCTCACCGACCACGAATTCGGCCTGTGGGCGGGCCTTTCCGTGGACAACACCGCGGAGACCACCGCCACCGGCTACCTGTTCTCCGACCACGCCGGCAAGATCGCGGTGCTGGTCAAGTCGACCCGCAACGCGCTGATCGGATTTGTCGTCCTCGGTTTCGCGCTGTACTGGGCCGCACGCGGACAGGCCGATGAGATCGCCCCCGGCGCAAAAGCCAAGGCCGCGTTCATCTGGCAGAAATTCCCGAAGTTCGTGCTGGGCTTCCTGGCGGTATCGGCGATCGCGACCGCGGGCTGGCTGACCAAAGGGCAAACTGCCAACCTCGGCAACGTGTCGAAATGGGCGTTTCTGCTCACCTTCGCCGGGGTCGGACTCAACACCGACTTCCGGCAAATCGCGCGCACCGGCTGGCGCCCGCTGGTCGTGGCTGTGATAGGACTCACAGTTGTCGCGACGGTCTCGCTGGGCATCGTGCTGCTGACATCGCGTGTATTGCATTGGGGCGTAACCACCTAG
- the fdxA gene encoding ferredoxin has protein sequence MTYTIAQPCVDIKDKACIEECPVDCIYEGARMLFIHPDECVDCGACEPVCPVEAIYYEDDVPEQWSQYTQINADFFVELGSPGGAAKVGMTENDPQAVKDLPPQGEGD, from the coding sequence GTGACGTACACGATCGCCCAACCCTGCGTCGACATCAAGGACAAGGCGTGCATCGAAGAATGCCCCGTCGACTGCATTTATGAGGGCGCACGGATGCTGTTCATCCACCCCGACGAATGCGTGGACTGCGGCGCCTGCGAGCCGGTTTGCCCCGTCGAAGCGATCTACTACGAAGACGACGTGCCCGAACAGTGGAGCCAGTACACCCAGATCAACGCCGACTTCTTCGTTGAGCTGGGGTCGCCCGGGGGCGCGGCCAAGGTCGGGATGACCGAGAATGATCCGCAAGCGGTCAAAGATCTGCCGCCGCAGGGCGAAGGAGACTAA